TAGAagtatatgatttatttttttaataattctcgAACATTTATGTGAGTAACGATACTACACAATCACGTTTTAGGAATTCATTTTGGCACAAATATTTCTCCGATGTGCTGTGAATCAAATGTGTCGGCTCAGCATTCGTAAAATTACTGTATGAAAGGGCACGTAATGTTGTACTTACTCGTATGAAAcgtttattaaattcatataaaagcCGCGTAAGACTCATCTCAACATCAAACGAACCATCGTCAACACGATGGAGACACTAGTGGTGCTCACTGCTTTGGTGTGTGGCGCCATAGCAGCCCCAGCACTACACGAACAAGGCTTTCAAGAATTCAAGACAACACAAGATTTTTCGGAAGATTTGACGCTACGTGAGAAGAAGTCTCCGGCCGGTAATCATGGATTTACTGAATTTTCTAATATCGACACATCACCAAGTCATGCTTTCGAATTGGATTCATTTCCTGAAACAGCTCgaagtttaaattttaagaagCCTATTATTGTCAAAAAGAAAGTTGGATATCATTTGTATCGGGATTCTGACGAGGAAAAAGAACAGGCCAATTCACGTGAAAGCTGCAAGGAAAGAGTCAAAGTGAAACTGTGTGACGAGAAAATCTTACCAAAATCTTCAGATTTAATGAGGACCACGACAATTGAAGATATCGGTGATCATGTTATGTCAGAAGATGAAATGAAGCACAGTCTGAAAATGGCTAAGGAAGCCATAGCAAACTTAGAAAGGGATTTAAGGAAGATGGAACAAAAACCTGAAACAAAATTAACTCAGAGAGAACACGATGACGTTGATGCTCACATCCATGAAGATATTGATGCTGCAAGACAAGTTCTTgaacatattcataaaaattttgGTGATATGGAAACAATGAGTATTCATACAACAACGGCAAAAGATTCAGATTCACTGCACAATGTTCACGTTACGATAGCAAAAACTGAAGAAGAAAGAATGGCTCAATGGAAAGAAGctatgaaaaatattcaaaaaaattcaGAAATTGCAAGGAATATCGAAGACAGTTTTAAATCTTTCAATGATTTTCAAATGACACAAACTCCTAACATGAATGACAATATCGATAGCCATCCAATATTTCATGAAATGCGTGCAGGAAATATTGAATTGATCGACAAAACTCAAGATAAGCCCAAGCAATGCGACAGTAAATTGCTTGATGCAAAAGAGGCCAACAATCAAGGTGAAAGAAAAGATTCTACCGATGATATGAATAGTTTTGCTTCTACCATCGTAGAATCACACGTAAATGCAAACAACGATAACCTTGGTAGAAATAATAATGGAGAAACAAATTTTCATGAGAACCCTACTACAAATACGATGATTGGATCTTTAAATGAAGATGACAGTCATATCCAACGAAGCAAAAGTTCTGATATTCATTTTGATGGAAAAAAGCAATTTGACACCGCTGACTCAGAACAGAGTAAAATTAATTCTATGAGAAATGTGGAACAGGGTTCTGGAAAAGACCTTCATATTAATAACAGTGAAACGATGACCACTGATGGAGATATCTTGACTCCTAATTCAATTGTACCAGAGATTCATATGAAATCAACAGAACCAGATAAAACAAGAAATGCTGCCGACTGCTTGGACAAGGATGTCGTAAAAACTTTCAATGATGATAAAACCAACACAAACAAACCCGAGGATATGAACACATTGACTAAATCCGCAACAAATAATGATAGTTTAGATACTCATGAGAATAATCAATTACAAGCAGAACATGGTAAATCTGTTGACACTTTAGATACTACTCCATCAAATCAGCTTTTGCATCAAACCAGGAGTAATAATGATGATGCAATGACAGGCGAAACTCAACACGTGCAGCATGCAATCGCCAAACCTTTTGGTGATACGGAAATAAACCAGTTCCAGGGAAAAATGGGACAAAACGAACAGATGATGCCTAAATCTCAATTGACTATCCAAGGACAAGATTTTCAACCACTACACAAAGAATTACATACAGGAATGAAATCGTCTGATAATGATAATACACCGAAACAACCCTCAAAACATGCATTTAATATGCGTTGGTCCTCTGATCAGAAGACAAACAATGAACATAAGTTATCCAATGGAATGGATGATTTTCCATCGGACGTTCAAAATAGGGCTCCATCTTTAAACACGCACTTTATGAATGGGCCTCATATGATGCCTTCAATGACATCTTCGAGTAATTTTGATGCATCAAGCACTCACGCGCACATCCATACATCACATATGAATAGAATTCATGGTCCTTTGACTCATGGAAAATCGCAAGATATGGATAGCATGGCACAACCTAATTTTCATATGAATATGAGAGACGCAGGAGTCAATTTCGGTCCTGATAATAATATGATGCATTGGAAACCGACACATGAAAGTGCTAGAACTGCCTACGGTCCACTCGCACCGGTAGCTGGTTCTGTCGCGTCTCCAAGCGCGGTTGGGCTTTTCCCAAATGCCAATGTAGGGGGCTGTAGTATCCCGTTATTGCTGAGCTGTTCTCCATCAGTGACTTCAGGTAGTTTGGCGAAAGCATTGCCTGCAGGATACGCTTCGCCAGCATACAGAACCGAAGACGAGTTTAGTTTCTTCCCCAACAAGAGGGAGGtgaaaaaaatgaatgaaatttcGGACaccacaaatattaaaacaccaACAAACACGAAACagaaaatcaaaacaaatttcgGACACCAAACAGTAATGGATTTGGAACGGATAACGGGAAGATTATACTATAGCTTgacgattttataatttattcagttttctattaaaattatttatatattttatgctgtAAGACAtcacaaactaaatatttaaatattatattgtacgaTACAATAGTGTAAAACATTTCATGAATTACATTTTTGTAGACTTTCGATTTACTGAATGCGTACCTTTATAATAAAGCGATTGTATTTGAATTGACCCAACATACTGCTGAACAGAGTAATATGAGGCGAATTGCAAAATAAACGACATTATTCgaaattgacattttatttatatcacttGTGCTAAACTAATCATGGAATGTAGTGCAATTTTAGTGTCTATAATTGTAATCATtagttttttaactttattcgATTCTGGACGGTGTACAGAATTAGTCAGTTTGCAAAAAAAGGATACAACGAACGTAGAGGATAATGGTAAACAAGCTCATAAACTAACATCTGATGCCCCAACGACACTTCAAGTCAATGGACCCTCgagtaatttacataaaaaaggaGTCTTAAACGATATTATATTGCCGTACAGGTATTCACATGATTCAACATTGCCTGAGGAGCCGCAAAACgttttatataatgaatatCCGATTCCATCGAGCAAGAACATACCAGTGCCGACTATATGGTACAGCCAATGGACGCCATATACGCAACAATCACGATCTGATGTGGATATTTATCCTTACGTACACCCTTTGTATTCCAAGCTGCCTGTATCTATGATGAATTCTCTGCCTCCAGTTCATCTAACGCATTTTTCCAGTGTCTTACCCAGGCAGGAAGCTAACTTCAGATCCCATACGGATATGTCGGAAGAGGAAAGAATATTACTTCCCAATGACAGAGTGACTCGATCGAGTGAAGAAGATTTTATTGAGCAATTAGAACATGATGCCataatgaataacattttaccAACAATGCCATTTCCTTTTTTTCGTGAAAGCCAGAGGTCTTATCCCGCACCCATATCGCATCATTCTGGCAGCAACCCTTTTATGGCTTTGTTCCGGTCAGGAATAACTACTGATTATAATTCTATACCATTGTTATTGGGTTGCACTCCGACAATAACAGAAGGTACTATGGAAATCAATATCTTTCCTCAACAATACCACTACAATGTACACGAAAAACTAACGGAATCTTTGAATAAAGAAACGCAAACCGATATGACAAGCACACTTTCAATTAAAAGTCCTCAAATGGAACTTTCTAGAGACGTTTAGTTTtgcatttatgtttttgtaaaaatgtattagtGAAGTGTTCTAAATAAAACCATTGTGAATTTGACTTTGTTTTTATCTTACCAGtgtatgtagatatttatatgtgtgtattcctacataatacctatatgtatttatttattaatattgggATAACAAAGAGTTACACAATATgtattaaatcaaatacaatACAGTTAATACAGTGAATAGTAACTGTGTAACCCACAACGTTATCcatttaattactatttattggtAATTGATGATATTTTTCTTATCCCATTTATGTGATATCCAAGGGattccatataaattttatctgtatACATGATTATTATCTTAAACCACACAGACTTTTTAATATCTCACAGCTTTCTCATCTGTCACCACTTTTCGTTTTTACGATATTTGAATGCTAACTGTAGCTTAAATAacgtacgtaatatttttttggtacaaACAGCTATGTCAACGTGCCCACCCGGTGAAGTTATGGGATCAAATCTACAATGCATAACGAGACGACGAACAACCAAAACAAATGAATCTCATTGGGAACACTACGATGATTGATAATACTGTTTTTTCACATCATAAAACGCACAATTGTTTgataaaattcacaaagattattgttcgtattgatttatttttacaatatatcgaGTAGTACAAAATCTTCAAATGTCAGAATAAATCATAATCGGAAATTATCAGATAACTATTTCAAGTTTGGCATGTTAATAAACGTAAGACGTCAATCTTTGTTTTTCTGTATATGTAAGAAAGTTAATAATGTGTTTgttccttaaaaataaataaataaaaatgtgtttgttCCAAGTGTCGTCTTATTACAcgagtttttgataaaataatgattaaaaaaattattattctaatttagATATGTCTAGAAGCGATGTGTTAATATTTACCGATATTCTGTAATCCtgattaataatatgtacacgAGTCTTGTTAATATTTCAACCATTTAAGCAGTTTTTCTATTACAAGCAATAATTATAACGGTCAAGTAATTgatgacaatatttttcttatccCATTTACaagatatagataatatttatatagtgactaaaaaattaaaagatattaataatgGCCTATTTACCCAAGGTAAAGATTGCAGAATTTGCCGAATTGCTATCTGGGAATGTGGCAAAATAGGTCAATGTTACCAGACGTGTTAGATGCAGTATTCGAAGTTTGTAACGATAAAATCGAATGGCGTGATTTTAATTCTTAGAAGCGATGCCGGCAAACAAAACCATGTTTCCTTCCATGCGACAGGGTAAGCAAAGTAAACACTTGATTCAACGAATTCGTGTTAGACTTGTAACTATATGCTATAATACGATTGATTAGATATCAATATCGTTAGACAATAATGTTAGtacattgtataaataaatgtacattatGTAATTCTTACGGATgttcttattatttatgaaattgataTGCTGGGTAGGAGGAGTCTgtagatttaatttttattttatttatttggcaacaaaataattgtacattttataaaagtaaaaatatataaatatttgagatAATTGTATGTAACTAAATTACGaaattattcacattttaaCTAACTTTTAGATTGAAATGATGGCTAAATTGTAATAATGAATATGCAATTGCAAATGCTCGAGTCATCAACTTTGtttactttcaatattttgttgtgGGTTATGGGATTTACCCTCGCGTATCCCGTCGGACGGGGTCAGAAATCAGATTCAGAGAATatggattattttatttgtttctaatttatataattaattagataaACTTAAGTCTTATATCCAggtgttcaaatatttactgACATCTATACCACTAGTTTTGACTCCTGTTGACACGATTCTAACAAGATCAAATTTTTTAATGGTGGTGATTaaaattttttacttattccgataaatttaaaattaactaaagaACATGAGTAATTTGACACCGCCATTGGAGATGGCTACATGGAATACCCCATGGTATTCCATGTAGCCATCTCCAATGGAGTGTAGATTCTAGATGGGAAAATAGGAAGAATTAGGTTGCGTATGTTTCGTTTCGATACATTGAAGCTATAGACAAACACGTGCAGAATAACACATTCaaggaaacaaaatatatatgtttagaCATTTATATCTCCGGTTTCAATTATCTCTGTAGTGTTTAGTGTTATTGACAGGTCCATAAAAAGAGTTGAAAAGACGGTGctgtttatttagtattttcctCTCTGTATATAGTAAAAAGTGAATAACCAactttttcaaaacattttacatttcatCAGCACATCAACTTCAAAGCACCTTGTCTTAGAAACGGTAATTCGAAagcatgaattatatttaactacCATTTATAATACGcacactttttattaaattcaacgtTAAGAGGAATATTTTCGAGGACAAAGTTTCTCTGTAAGAGTTACGTCAAAACTACGTAACCAGACATCGTCAACGTTTTCTAAAAATCCTAGCAATGTTTGATAATATTGCATCAAATCCTGGGAAATCGAAAATACGTACACATAGATGACGTATAAGATTATGCACATCATGCCATATGTTCGGCAGTCGGCTTGGCACCTAAGCCGTCCCGTACTGAGAAGTCGTGACGTCAAGACTGCGTACTCCAGAGATAAGTTCTACATTTAAAAAGCGGCCGTGCATGTTTCGAGCATCATTCAGATACCGATACGCAAACGTGTGCATCTCAAGTCGTGAACAATGtcgaaaattgttttattgttggtGTTGTTGTGTGGTGTGATGTGTTGCGGGATGCACATCCACCCAAGGGGCGCAGTTCATACGGAAGGCGAAATGACGCATGATGAAATGAGAGAGCCGGTCACCTCGGATGATGGAATACCCATTGTGAGTTCAGtgtttatatcttttatattatagatacattttaatatctCCTAGTCCTTATCCCACTTAATTGTGCGCACGCCTTATCCCACTGGTGTAGGCAGAGACCGCAGAGACCACTGAGTGTCACAATCCACGACCCTGTTTCACCTCTTGCATCTtccccaataaaaaaataatcttatttgtTTAAGACAAGCCGTGCTACCATTTCCTCAAAGTCTatcttaatatgtttaaattatgaaaatatattcttttcttCGAGTATAGAGTAGATACCTGAGTTCTGACGTACAATTCaatggtttttattaatttccagGACGTTCTTCGTAATCTAAAGCCGACGCGGTTCGTTCCGATAAACAGCGTGCTGTTTTTCAAGTCTTATCCACCCTGCGAACCTGGATTTGAAAGGGATCTAATTGGAGTTTGCAGAGAAGTATGGGACTGATAAGAAGTCTCTATAAGCAATATCAACGTCTCGAGTTAAAAACTATGATAATATAGGTTTTCAAAAGCCTTCTACGTGAGATAATCAGACTGTTAAAAATTATTGGATATTAATATGTCTATTtcggtattatatttattcgatagtaaaaagttatttaatgatGTGAACTTATATAAAGGAATAAGATATATTtgttaacaacaaaattttatctCAACAGCGTTTTGGACAAAGCATATCCttcgtatttgtaatattataatgtgattTAAAATTGTGCAGTGATATTAGCGTAAGACCCACTTTTAATTGTATAAGCTTAGTGTGAATGTTAGCCAGTGTTTCATTTTATGTAAAGAAGAGTgagagttttatttataagggATATTTATAAGTTACACAAAATAAACGTGAACTCATTGctgatatattgttttttttttaacttacatTATATACAACCACATTAAtatcttttttgaaaattaaaacgaaCTGTTCTGACgtacaactttatttttatcttttgataaattatacaaatatttacattaatgcAATTTTCCAATACTTTTTTCACACGAATAAAGAATTAAGCACAAAGAACTCTAACAACAGACAATACATGTACACCACAATTTACTTTCTTTAACATGACatcaaaaatttataaactacAACGTTTACATATCTTTActtatcatttaaaatactacgaattataataatttaaaaactttatattcagTTTTCGGTAATCTATTTGGAGCTTGTTTATCCAAATTCCTTTCCTCCACAGAGAAGAGTCTAGTTGATGATATTGTGAACTGtcgaatataaaattgaaatgataaaataaaacaaaatatgacaaCGAGTATAATCTTTATGCTGTGATCTTAAATCTAAAGATTACGTCTAAGGTGCAAATGACAATAACCGAAGGCTAAATAAGATTCAACAGGGAGAAACGAAAAACTGAGATACATATTTACCCCTGCACAGTATTTACTCCTTCTGCCTTGAATATAGATACATTGGTCTACTTTATATACAGCGAACAAAAAGGCAGATACTACCACTGTTTCATTGTATTGTCAAAGTTATCCATCGGTTTAAACCGAtggataacttttttatataacgcTCTTTGCATGATCTTTTCTTTCTACCCAAATATAAGATCAAGGACTCATgcaaagatttataaaaaatgtagcaTAGATAAAATAGACAAgtgtttaagatttatttttatgggcGTTCA
This genomic window from Manduca sexta isolate Smith_Timp_Sample1 chromosome 17, JHU_Msex_v1.0, whole genome shotgun sequence contains:
- the LOC115445159 gene encoding putative uncharacterized protein DDB_G0286901 yields the protein METLVVLTALVCGAIAAPALHEQGFQEFKTTQDFSEDLTLREKKSPAGNHGFTEFSNIDTSPSHAFELDSFPETARSLNFKKPIIVKKKVGYHLYRDSDEEKEQANSRESCKERVKVKLCDEKILPKSSDLMRTTTIEDIGDHVMSEDEMKHSLKMAKEAIANLERDLRKMEQKPETKLTQREHDDVDAHIHEDIDAARQVLEHIHKNFGDMETMSIHTTTAKDSDSLHNVHVTIAKTEEERMAQWKEAMKNIQKNSEIARNIEDSFKSFNDFQMTQTPNMNDNIDSHPIFHEMRAGNIELIDKTQDKPKQCDSKLLDAKEANNQGERKDSTDDMNSFASTIVESHVNANNDNLGRNNNGETNFHENPTTNTMIGSLNEDDSHIQRSKSSDIHFDGKKQFDTADSEQSKINSMRNVEQGSGKDLHINNSETMTTDGDILTPNSIVPEIHMKSTEPDKTRNAADCLDKDVVKTFNDDKTNTNKPEDMNTLTKSATNNDSLDTHENNQLQAEHGKSVDTLDTTPSNQLLHQTRSNNDDAMTGETQHVQHAIAKPFGDTEINQFQGKMGQNEQMMPKSQLTIQGQDFQPLHKELHTGMKSSDNDNTPKQPSKHAFNMRWSSDQKTNNEHKLSNGMDDFPSDVQNRAPSLNTHFMNGPHMMPSMTSSSNFDASSTHAHIHTSHMNRIHGPLTHGKSQDMDSMAQPNFHMNMRDAGVNFGPDNNMMHWKPTHESARTAYGPLAPVAGSVASPSAVGLFPNANVGGCSIPLLLSCSPSVTSGSLAKALPAGYASPAYRTEDEFSFFPNKREVKKMNEISDTTNIKTPTNTKQKIKTNFGHQTVMDLERITGRLYYSLTIL
- the LOC115445166 gene encoding uncharacterized protein LOC115445166, with protein sequence MEVSAYLREFNISNFRRCAMCLIMGLPRWLSVCCRVRTRRIFQEMCISAAMSRYSHDSTLPEEPQNVLYNEYPIPSSKNIPVPTIWYSQWTPYTQQSRSDVDIYPYVHPLYSKLPVSMMNSLPPVHLTHFSSVLPRQEANFRSHTDMSEEERILLPNDRVTRSSEEDFIEQLEHDAIMNNILPTMPFPFFRESQRSYPAPISHHSGSNPFMALFRSGITTDYNSIPLLLGCTPTITEGTMEINIFPQQYHYNVHEKLTESLNKETQTDMTSTLSIKSPQMELSRDV